The following nucleotide sequence is from Terriglobales bacterium.
GAATTCTCGGGCTTCTTGGAGGGCATCATCGCAGACGAAGTCAAACGGCAGACGCAGACGGGCGAGGGGGCCATGGCCGCTGCCGCACGCGAGGTGGCGCAGGTCCTCAAGACTGAGCCCGCCCAGGTGGAAGGTGACCTGGTGGTGAGCGGAAGGTACGGCCGCAACCCGGCCACCGTTCGCTTTTCCTCCAACCCCGAGAAGCCCCCGCTGTTGATCCAACTGGAGGTCCCGCTGCTGCCCTGGTTGAACGCGGGGAGCTTCACCTCCGGCCAGCCGGCCTACTTCACCTTCACGGTGGTCCCGCGCGAGAGCGTGGTCAAGGAGCGCGGCACCATCATGTCCACCGGGAACCAGATGCTGGACTCGCGCTTCCTCATCCGCTGCGACAATCCCGCCGGCGCCAAGCCCTTCGTGCAGGACAAGCAGGCACAAACCGAGCTGCAGAAGCTGTGCTGCTCGCCCAAGACCTCCCTGCGCATCCAAGGCGTGAACATGGAGTTGATTGAGATGGGCGGGGCGCAGAATGGCCGCCACATCCTGGCCCACCTGGAGTCCATGGGCAAACTGGCCGGCGCCGCCCCCGCGACCGCCGCCCGGCCGGTCAAGCGGGGAACGACTGGGAGCTTCCAGTTGCCAGCGGCCGTGACCAGACTGACCACGACCCTCGGAATCCCCGCTGGCGCAAAGCTGCCAGGAGTGAAAATGCCCAAGGTTCTGGGCGAGCGTGGGCCGGTGATCTTGGCCGCCGGAACCGTGCTGCTGATCGTGGCGCTCGTCGCCTGGAACATGCTGATGGTCAAGGAGGAAGAGCCCACGGGCCCACCCGCCGGGGTGGCCGCGGCCGATGTTGCGCTCATCCCTGACGTCAGCCACTGGGCCCTGATGACCGACAAGGATTTCGACCCGGTGGCGCTGGCCTGGCAGCGCGGTAAGGGAGGAGCGCCGGCAGCGCGCTTCACTGGCGATTTCGTGGGCAGCGGCGCAGCCGCCGATGTGGTCTACGTTCTGAAGCGCCGCGGCGGGATGATGCGCGTGGTGCTGCTCTCCGGCGGCAAGAGCAAGTACGACACCAATTTCTCGCCCCTGGCCGTGGTGGCCCGCGTCCCCAAGAGCGCGCTGGACGGCGTCCAGTGGACCGACATGCCCGCCAGCACGCCGGACGGCGATGGCCTGCTCATCGTTCGCAAGGGAAACGATCCTCTCGCCGCGGTCGTCGTCATGCTGATCAAGGGCAAGGTCATCACCGCGCACCCGGCCAACTACCAGGACCTGCACTTGCAGTAGCCTGAAGTTCTCCTGGATGGGAAGGGGAGGGTAGGGGCGCAGACGCCCGCCGCGCTAGCGCTCCTCAGGAAGCGGATTCCGGCAACCGGGCACGCCGCGCTTTGAGCGCGGGGATCCCCCAGGCGCCGACGCGGTAGAGCACCAGCAGCGCCAGCACCCCGGCGTAGATCAGCGGTTCGCTGATGTCCTTTTTCACCTGCCACAGGAAATGGATCACGCCCGCCGTGGCGCTGGCGTAGATCAAGCGATGCAGCCACTGCCAGCGTTTGCCGCCCATCTTGCGCACCGCCCAACTGGTAGAAGTGAGCGCCAGCGGGATCATCAGCACAAAGCCAGTGAAGCCAGCGGTGATGAAGGGCCGCTTGCCCACGTCCCTCACCATGTTCGCCCAGTCGAAGAACTGGTCCAGCCAGATGTAGGTGGTGAAGTGCAGGCAGCCGTAGAAGAAAGCGAAGAGCCCCAGCATGCGCCGGAAGCGGATGAGCCACGGCTGCTGGCTCAGCTTGCGCAGCGGCGTGATGGCAAGAGTGATAAGCAGGAAGCGGAGCGTCCAGCCGCCGGTGGCGCGGGTGATGACCTCGATGGGATTCGCGCCCAAGTCGTCGGCGTGGTACTTCCACAACAGGGCCGCCAGCGGGCCCAGGCAGGCGAGGAACACCGCGGTCTTCAGCAGAATGATTCCCTTGTTGCGCATCAGAAGTTCTTGCGCAGGTCCATGCCGGAGTAGAGGCGTGCCACCTGGTCGCCGTAGCCGTTGAACATCAGGGTATCGCGCTTGAAGAACTCTCCGATGCGCCGCTCCTTGCCCTGGCTCCAGCGCGGATGGTCCACCTGTGGGTTCACGTTGGAGTAAAAGCCGTACTCGCTGGGCGCGGCGATGTTCCAGGTGTTGAGCGGCTGCTTCTCGGTGAAGCGCGCCTTGACGATGGCCTTCACGCTCTTGAAGCCGTACTTCCACGGTACCACCAGGCGCAGCGGCGCCCCGTCCTGGTTGGGCAGGGTCTCGCCGTAGAGGCCGACCGCCAGGATGGCCAGCGGGTGCATGGCTTCGTCCATGCGCAGTCCTTCGACGTAGGGCCACTCCAGCACGCCGGAGCGCTGCCCCGGCATCTGCTTGGGATCGTAGAGGGTCGTCAGCTCCACGTACTTGGCCTTGGCGGTGGGCTCGCACTGGTTGAGGAACGCCGAGAGCGGGAACCCCACCCAGGGGATCACCATGGACCAGCCCTCCACGCAGCGGTGGCGATAGATGCGCTCTTCGAGCGCCGCCAGCTTCAGGATGGCGTCAATGTCGAGGATCTTCGCCTTCTTGACCTCGCCCTCGACCTTCACCGTCCAGGGACGCGTCTTGAAGTTCCTCGCCTCTCCCGCCGGGCTGTACTTGTCCGTCCCAAACTCGTAGTAGTTGTTGTAATTCGTGATGTCCTTGAAGGGCGTCTGCTTCTCGCTGGTGCTGAGCGGGCTCTTGGAGAAGGTGAGCTTGTCGTTGGCCACGGCCTGGGCCGGCGAGCTCAATTCGCGCACCGCGATCCCCGCCGCCAGCGCCGCGCCCGCCGCCGACGCCCCCAGAATGAACTTACGCCGGTTCACGTACAGCTTCTGGTCGGTGATCTCCGACGAGCGGATGTCAGCAGGCTTCTTGATCAGCATCGTGGCCTCATTTCCCAGCCCTCAGGACTCGTCCAGAGTAGGCTCCCACGGGCGGGGCGGCTCCCATCCGACGGTCCTCGAGCGTTGTTCTTGAGACGCAGGGAAACCCTAAAAGTTTCAAGCGGGAAGTGACTCCCCGGAATTGTCGCCCTGAAAACAGTTTACCCCTCCCGAGCTTTGGTAGCACCATGACGCCTCCCATGGCCGCCGAGGCATCCCCCGAACTCATTGCCGAGCGCCCCTGGCGCCGCAGCTTCTGGAGCCTGATCGCCACCCAGTTCCAGAGTGGTTTCCACGAGCTTGCCTTCAAGACTACATCGCGCAGGTCGCCGAGCTGATGGCGCCCGCCTGCGACCGCGCCTTGGCGCGGATTCTGCCGGGAAGTTCCTAACGGCAGCTACTCGTACCGCAGCGCCTCGATGGGGTCGAGGCTGGCAGCTTTGCGCGCGGGGTAGAAGCCGAAGAAGATGCCCACCGCGGCGGAGAACACCACCGCGGTGACGATGGCCAGGGGCGAGACCAGCACCGGCCAGCCCAGCACGTTGGTGATGATCAGCGAGCTGGCCACGCCGAGGATGATGCCGATGGCGCCTCCGATCAGGCTGAGCACCACCGCCTCGATCAGGAACTGACGCTGCACGTCGGCCTCGGTGGCCCCGATGGCCATGCGGATGCCAATCTCCCGCGTGCGCTCGGTCACCGACACCAGCATGATGTTCATGATGCCGATGCCGCCCACCAGCAGGGACACGCTGGCGATGGACGCCAGCAGCAGGGTGAAGACTTGGCTGGACTGGTCGGCCAGGTCGGCCACGTCCGCCAGGTTCCTCACGAAGAAGTCGTCGTCGGTGCCGGTGCGGATGCGGTGGCGGTCGCGCAGCAGCCCTGTGATCTGCTGCTGCGCCGCGTAGCTGGCGTCCCGCGACTGCGCCGACACCATGATGAACTGCAGCCAGTCCTGCCCGGAGATCTTCTTCTGCAGCGTGGTCAAGGGGATGAATATGGCGTCATCCTGGTCCTGGCCCATGGCGGCAGAGCTGCCCT
It contains:
- a CDS encoding protein-methionine-sulfoxide reductase heme-binding subunit MsrQ, with amino-acid sequence MRNKGIILLKTAVFLACLGPLAALLWKYHADDLGANPIEVITRATGGWTLRFLLITLAITPLRKLSQQPWLIRFRRMLGLFAFFYGCLHFTTYIWLDQFFDWANMVRDVGKRPFITAGFTGFVLMIPLALTSTSWAVRKMGGKRWQWLHRLIYASATAGVIHFLWQVKKDISEPLIYAGVLALLVLYRVGAWGIPALKARRARLPESAS
- the msrP gene encoding protein-methionine-sulfoxide reductase catalytic subunit MsrP; the protein is MLIKKPADIRSSEITDQKLYVNRRKFILGASAAGAALAAGIAVRELSSPAQAVANDKLTFSKSPLSTSEKQTPFKDITNYNNYYEFGTDKYSPAGEARNFKTRPWTVKVEGEVKKAKILDIDAILKLAALEERIYRHRCVEGWSMVIPWVGFPLSAFLNQCEPTAKAKYVELTTLYDPKQMPGQRSGVLEWPYVEGLRMDEAMHPLAILAVGLYGETLPNQDGAPLRLVVPWKYGFKSVKAIVKARFTEKQPLNTWNIAAPSEYGFYSNVNPQVDHPRWSQGKERRIGEFFKRDTLMFNGYGDQVARLYSGMDLRKNF
- a CDS encoding ABC transporter permease, with product MELMAVVRIALRALARNKMRSILTMLGIIIGVGAVIAMVGLGQGAQQQVQAQIAAMGSNLLFVGSGTVNRGGLRMGSGATKTLVYQDLVSILRECPAVVAAAPGAGSSAQVVFGNDNWSTRLTGTEPQYFDIRNWPVANGSVFSQSDVDTVANVAVIGETVRKNLFGAVNPVGQTVRINNIPFKVVGVLAAKGSSAAMGQDQDDAIFIPLTTLQKKISGQDWLQFIMVSAQSRDASYAAQQQITGLLRDRHRIRTGTDDDFFVRNLADVADLADQSSQVFTLLLASIASVSLLVGGIGIMNIMLVSVTERTREIGIRMAIGATEADVQRQFLIEAVVLSLIGGAIGIILGVASSLIITNVLGWPVLVSPLAIVTAVVFSAAVGIFFGFYPARKAASLDPIEALRYE